One window of Triticum dicoccoides isolate Atlit2015 ecotype Zavitan chromosome 5A, WEW_v2.0, whole genome shotgun sequence genomic DNA carries:
- the LOC119297676 gene encoding uncharacterized protein LOC119297676 codes for MDAIPQAQLALIECPTGTIPILRKNRKVHMPVETIGKVISQDEHEVAGIEYFDVLYGTRAKINVYNPMVKNNSKYLSASCIQISKVQKVGVADGIGAGSWVYPSYSGDNFARFHVAWLDGLKTCPDHDCGAFVQVSSSVGLGGRLKPVSVYNGPQYLIDVIIFKDPKTKNWWVAYGPQNVHIGYWPREIFHFMKDQ; via the exons ATGGATGCCATCCCACAAGCCCAATTGGCCCTGATTGAGTGCCCTACAGGAACGATTCCAATATTACGCAAAAATAGAAAGGTCCACATGCCAGTAGAAACTATTGGTAAAGTGATTAGCCAGGATGAACATGAG GTTGCAGGAATAGAATATTTTGATGTGCTATATGGGACGCGGGCTAAAATAAATGTCTATAATCCTATGGTGAAGAATAATAGTAAGTATCTAAGTGCATCATGCATACAAATTAGTAAGGTACAAAAAGTAGGTGTTGCAGATGGGATAGGGGCCGGTTCTTGGGTGTATCCAAGCTACAGTGGCGACAACTTTGCTAGGTTTCATGTTGCTTGG CTTGATGGCTTAAAGACTTGCCCTGATCATGATTGTGGCGCTTTTGTGCAAGTAAGCTCAAGTGTTGGTCTAGGAGGAAGACTTAAACCAGTTTCTGTCTATAATGGACCACAATACCTCATAGATGTTATTATTTTCAAG GACCCAAAGACTAAAAATTGGTGGGTGGCTTATGGTCCACAAAACGTACATATTGGATACTGGCCAAGGGAAATTTTCCATTTCATGAAGGATCAATGA